The following is a genomic window from Calliphora vicina chromosome 5, idCalVici1.1, whole genome shotgun sequence.
atttaaattataaaaattaggGAGTGTAattgattaattaaaattcctaATTAACAAATACTATAATtaaccaattaatttgaattttgatttaattatacccttcaccttcgtatgttattccgtttgtaatttctacatttttcatttccgaccctatagagtatatatattctggatccttatagatagcggagtcgattaagccatgttcgtctgtctgttgaaatcaactttccgaagcctccaaataacttacatacatacacgattcatacatcaatatctgcggaattttccggctcggttgctatttaaaatcgagaaaatcaaaaaccaggacaacctcaatttttgacctattttttttacatatatctggattactaagtcattaatatagacaataaggatatctaatgatagatatttcacagACCTTTGTAATGAccatatatattttaacccgaattttttttttcaacaaaaatttaaattttttaaatttgaaaaatttttttttttaaaaaattgaaaaaaacaaaattttaaaaaacagttttaatttttttttccaaaaaattaaaaaacaactttggaaaaaaaaattttgttgaactaaaaatatttaaaatttttattttgaagtataatttggtgtagGGTTTATAAGACTCggcacagctctcttacttgttttctctaaaatcaaaacaaagttattaacaTTATAAgatgtttgagatttttatagtaaaaatcgattcttggtataaaatatgagtgatcacagattgcgcttattttccctaaaatcacagtatttacgaagttatttaggtttaagatatttgagatttttatactaaaaaatgaatttttgaaatgaaatatgattgataagcattttttctctaaaatcgctgtatttacaaaattattaaggatttaaaatatttgagcttttatacaaaataatcgattttaattatgaaatgatTGATCAGCATATTTCCccaaaaatcgtatttgcaaagtaatatgagtgatcacagtttGAGCTTATTATCCCTAAAACCGCAGTAGTTACATAGTAATTaactatttaatacaaaaaaccgATTTTGATTGATTTGGATTGGATTTATCTACATAGCACACTGTTAGttaataagtaccaaaaataaataaaatttgaaagacTTAATTGTTCgaatttaaccttcgctttaccaatacccacccgggtgaccacatcgattttattggtttaatatttgttttaattttgtttcgatttaaatgaaatttgtactcactgaacaaattctagagttctagagaatttaatagaaccattttaaactttttataaggttttttaaattttttaaaatttcgttcgtcgcatatatttatagaagtgtagtgtcacccgggtgggtattggtaaaccatgtacataaaaaacctttggtaaagcgaagcttaaatacatatttgatgCTATtagtgcaaaagtggtgtaactcTGCGCAAAAACGATTTCAGTTGCATctgcttttgaataccaaaaggtAGCTTACCCCACTTTTGTATTAATATTGGTAATGTAAGGACTGTATGTAACACAAGAacagcaaccaaaaaaaattgtgggttacaccacttttgcgctgatggcCTGCCTCATTTGTTAGTTTTTGATAAGTTAAGAAtatgatttgaaatttattactatgtttattggtttaaaagataaatGGGGTAGCGTATCAAACAACAGTTTTAGCCGTTCTCTCTCCTATAatgttcgaatttcaaaaaaagtacctaaaacctgcctcaaaaatggaaattttcggAGTTTACCCTATTGGGACCGAGACTATTCTGACCATAAAAATTACGTTGACAAATTTATACATGtgctttaaaacaaaattccttaaaaatctataacatttcccttaaaaattatatagttAAGTAAAGCTAAGGCCAATGTAATGTTcctgttttaaaagaaaaaatgtgcAGAAGTACTCGTACCTGAGCTGGAAGCAAATAACAACAAAGTGTCCTCACAAATTACCTAAATCATCTACCTCGCTGATTTATAgctatttaaaactatttataattacaacccacactcttaaaatatatatattgtcaACATGTCTAATTTTGATGCCTGGGATTATGCGGTGTTGATCACCATCCTGGCCATTTCAGCCTCTATAGGCATTTACTATCGCCTGTCGGGCGGCAAACAAAAAACCACCAAAGAATATTTAATGGCTGACCAAAGTATGTCAGCGTTACCAGTATCATTTAGTTTAATGGCCAGTTTCATGTCGGCCATAACCCTGTTGGGTGTCTCCAATGAAAGCTATCAGTTTGGCATAATGTTTTGTGCCATCAATATTGCCTACATCTTGAGTACTCCCTTGGCAGCGTATGGATTTCTACCGGTGTTCTATCGCATGCGCACCACCAGTGTTTATGAGTATTTGGAGAGGCGTTTTGGTCACAGCATGCGTTTGGTGGCCTCGTTGGCCTATTCGGTACAAATGATTTTATATATGGGCATTGTGCTGTATGCCCCCGCCTTGGCTCTGGAAGCTGTAACGGGTTTAAGTCATGTGGCGGCCATTTTAGCCATTGGTTTGGTGTGCACTTTTTACTCGACACTGGGTGGCATGAAAGCTGTTCTCATCACCGATGTCTTTCAATCTCTATTGATGTTTGCCGGCATTTATTCGGTGATCATAGTATCGGCCATTAAGGCGGGAGGTCTTAAGCCTATTTGGCAGGCTGCTCAGGAAACCGGACGTTTAGATGTTTCAGCTATCTCTTTGGATCCTACAGTACGTCACACCTGGTGGAGTTTAATTATTGGCGGTATGGTTACGTATCTGTCGCTCTATGGCGTAAATCAAACTCAGGTTCAGCGTTTGTTGAGTGTGAGAGACTTGAAGGGAGCTCAAACTGCATTGTGGTGGAATCTGCCTATTCTGAGTTGTTTGAGTTTTAGTACACTATTTACGGGTCTGGCGATATTTTACTATTATCGTAATTGTGATCCTGTTCTGAATGGCCGTATTAAGTCAAGAGATCAATTGATGCCATTATTTGCTATAGATACTATGGGTAAGTGAATTGCGATGttaagtattattattattattcttagcaacattttattttttaaaggaaatttaattttcttaaaaaaaactttcaatttcTTTAGCAACATTTTGCTAAACTTAGCAACAATTTAGAAATTTGTTGTAGAACTATCaaagtagagaaaaaaaattaactgagaaaaaatacatttaaatttagatAAAGTTTTCAAATACTTAGCAACATTTTggcaaaaatatttgtgttcaaaacgaaatttaatttaaagtcatTGGcacataatcatagtcagaaataaagaatactttaagagaattaaactcgactttactcaagagtggactttaggtctatcatagacaagttaaagtatacttctgacgttgaagtcgagtttaaatataaaactagctgaagctgttattaactcgtttaataacagcatcagctgttcttcaccaagtaaaaaagttcggcagaaagtaaaaaaagtttttctttaaaaaaactcaCAATTTCCTTGGCAACATTTTGCTAAGCTTAGcaacattttagaaaatttgttccaGAATTAttgaaatctaatttttttaggtATAAGTTAAATAAGGAaaacatacatttaaatttagtaaacattttcaaattcttAGCAACATTTTGCAAATGTGTACCAGCAACATTTATAGATGTTGagcaacatttcaaaaatatttgtttttaaagggaaatttaatttgaatttagtaaatgaattttttttctttaacaaaacttaaaatttccttTGCAACATTTTGGTTAGCTTAGCAACATTTTAGGAATTCGTTTTAGAATTATTGAGATGAAGTTATATTTGCAGGAATACATTAATgaagaaaatatacatttaaattcAGTGAGCATTTTCAAATTCTTAGCAACATTGTGGCAAATGAAACCAGCAACATCTGTAGATGTTGagcaacatttcaaaaatatttgtttttaaaggaaatttaattttgagttagTAAATTGACATATTTTCCCTAAAATACAAGCAATTTCCTTGGCAACATTTTGGTAAGCTTAGcaacattttagaaattttctttaaaagtaTTGAAATCTAGTTATTTGTTCAGGAATAAATGAAGTGtaaaatatatagatttaaatttagttaacgatttaaaatttttagcaacaTTCTGGCAAATGAGCACCAGCAACATTTATAGATGTTGAgcgacattttaaaaatatatgtttttaaaggaaaatttaattttaagttattaaattgacatattttccctaaaaaacaaactattttcTTGGCAACATTCTGGTAAGCTTAGCAACATTTtaggaatttattttaaaattattgaaatcaagTTATTTGTTCAGGAATaaatgaaatgttaaaaaatacatttaaatttagtaatatttttaaaatttttagcaacaTTTTGGCAAATGAGCACCAGCAACATTTATACATGTTGagcaacatttcaaaaatatttgtcttcaaaattaaatttaatttgaagtcagtaaatgaatattttttctttacaaaacttATAATTTCCTTAGCAACATTTTGGTTAGCTCAGCAACATTTTAGGAAATtagcttaaaattaaataaaatcaagttattttattaaatgaggaaaatatacatttaaatttagtGAGCATTTTCAAATTCTTAGCTACATTTTGGCAGATGAGCACTAGCAACATCTATTCATGTTGagcaacatttcaaaaatatttgtcttcaaaagtaaaattaattcgAAGTCAGTAAATGAatatgttttctataacaaaactTACAATATCCTTAGCAACATTTTAGGAATTTGTTTTAGAATTATTGAGATGAAGTTTTATTTGCAGGAATAAATTAAACgaagaaaatatacatttgaatttagtaaacattttcaaattcttAGCAACATTTTGGCAAGTAAGCAccagcaacattttaaaaatatttgtcttcaaaagaaaatttaatttgaagtcagtaaatgaatattttttctttaacaaaacttaaaatttccttAGCAACATTTTAGCAATTTGTTTTAGAATTATTGAGATGAAGTTTTATTTGCaggaataaattaaacaaagaaaatatacatttgaATTTAGTGAGCATTTTCAAATTCTTAGCAACATTGTGGGAAATGAAAACCAGCAACATCTGTAGATGTTGagcaacatttcaaaaatgtgtgtcttcaaaactgaatttaatttaaagacagtaaataagcttttttctttaacaaacttaaaatttccTTAGCAACATTTGGCTTAGTAATATTTGagcaatatatttaaatcaagttggttttaaaaggaaatataattttaatagcaATTTCCTTAGgaactttttttagaattatagaaACCAATATAAATTTGCAGGAATAAGTTAAATGAGGAAATTTTAGTGAGCATTTTCAAATTCCTAGCAACATTTTGGCTAATGAAAACCAGcaacattttatcaaaatccTAGTAACATTTGTTTAAGGAAGCACCAGCAATAGTCCTAgccttatttatttacaaatatcaCTTTATTCACCTacttacacatttttattttctctctTCTCTCATTTCAGGTCAATATCCCGGTTTATGTGGCCTCTTTGTTTCCGGAATCTTCTCCGCCAGTCTGTCAACCGTGTCCTCGGCCGTCAGCTCACTATCGGCTGTAACACTAGAGGATTATTTAAAACCTTTGTATAAGAAACTTTTCAAGCGACCCATGTCCGACTCCAGTACCACTTTGCCTTCGAAAATAATGGCCTGCCTTTATGGTCTAGTGTGCATAGCCTTGGCCTTTGGAGCTGGTTCTATGGGCGGTGTATTGCAGGCTTCACTTACAATTTTCGGTGTGGTGGGTGGTCCGCTATTGGCTGTTTTCACTTTAGGCATGTGCACAACCCGAGCCAATCAAAGAGGCGTAATAGCTGGGCTTTTATGTGGTCTAGGTTTTGCATTTTGGATTGGTTTTGGAGGTCCCAAGCCACCACCACCATCTTTGCCTCTATCCGATGATGGCTGTGTCGTTGCTACAAATGCAACTTTAGTAGCAGAATCATTAAGAGTCATAGAGGAGCTTGTAAATACTACAATAAGCACCACCACCGAACAGAGTTTCACAGCGGCGGATCAACAATATTTCTGGCTGTATCGTCTGTCTTACATGTGGTATTGTGTTATAGGTTTCATTATCACCCTTATTTGTGGCTACTCTTTCAGTCGGCTGCTCGAACGCTTTGGCTTGGCTGATAATTCTCAAATATATTTGGATATATCGTGCAAACAAATCGACTATGATTTATTTGTGCCCATTTTGTCGCGCAAACTGCAACATCAAGCTGCTGCCTCCGAAGAGTTGggtaaattaaattattgtaatGCTATGActtaaatttacttaattacAATATTATTAATGTCATTATTACGTTATTAGTTTCTATTGTAAATTCATTAgagtttaagtttttcatattcgggtttaatttgaattaagttttaaaagggggttctaaatattttaaattttagtcatCTCATTAGAGAATACCTGCTTACTTATACATACTATGTACTTTAATTCgagtttttagtttaatttttaagttttgaattgtctgtgtttaagaattttacttatttttaaatttacttaatttttaaaaaatttacttattttacttaatttttttatttgatattaatttaaattaatttttaaaagaagaataatattgaaatatattaaaagtggACTTTAAAAGTTCAAATATAAcacatttatgttttttttttattattattatttagatttGAAGGATAATAGTGAAGTAAAGAAGAGGAGTATTTAATTacattgtattttaatttttgtatgtattttattttgctcTCAGGAAtttcttttggaattttatttttcaaacatcaCTTTTGATATTAAATTGCGCAGTACTATTTTACGTTgtaattcaattaatatttttcttcttattttttgttttgtggaatttcttttaaattttcattattcaaACACAATTGTTGATCTTAAATTGCGCAGCAGAAGTTTAGAAGTATATTTCTCCATCAACCCTTAATAACTCCAAGGaataaatacaactttttaCTTATACGCAATTTCAATAATACTCCTAGCATCGCAATAAATAGTAGAGGTGGCTGTGTATGTACATTATATTGTTGAAGTGCGATTCAAATTGAAGCGTATATTCCTTGATAcaaaattattacatttttgcTATGAGAGAAGTAGAGAATCTTTTACGAGGTAAATATTAAGAACCTTACATTGCACTGCgacgaatcttgtatacccaccatcaataagtgacaataaaatatttttctgatataaggGTTATATAGTGCGTAGGGTCATTTAGGGTCCAATCCTCACAGAAATTGGTAGAAAAATTTAgaatcatataaaacttgtttatgtccaactTAATCACGATTTTAACTATTAAAAGGCAAATATGAATATTCAAATCATTTTCtaagggggaccttgtatggaggctaggcaCAAATATTGTCcgataatttcagagtacttagaactaatgtgtaaaaaattttatgaggaCATCATTTATGGCTGCTCAAACAGTAAttcggggggacatttgtatgggggctaggcgatattgcccattttcaataccaaataaacATTATCAACAGAGAATTTCAACCAGCTAGTTAATTTCGTTTAgaccctatcgtgttttcaacagacgaacggacatagctagatcgtcttagaatcttatgaggatccagggtatatatatcctttttggttctacgattAATATTTCAAGATGTTAgcaacggaatgacaaaacggaataaggacctacgattgaagctaaaatatgactgtataaagacctacaattgaagttaaaatatgactgtataaagacctacaattgaagttaaaatatgattgtataaagacctacaattgaagctaaattatgactgtaaaaggacctacgattgaagctaaaatatgactgtaggaggacctat
Proteins encoded in this region:
- the LOC135962003 gene encoding putative sodium-dependent multivitamin transporter, producing MSNFDAWDYAVLITILAISASIGIYYRLSGGKQKTTKEYLMADQSMSALPVSFSLMASFMSAITLLGVSNESYQFGIMFCAINIAYILSTPLAAYGFLPVFYRMRTTSVYEYLERRFGHSMRLVASLAYSVQMILYMGIVLYAPALALEAVTGLSHVAAILAIGLVCTFYSTLGGMKAVLITDVFQSLLMFAGIYSVIIVSAIKAGGLKPIWQAAQETGRLDVSAISLDPTVRHTWWSLIIGGMVTYLSLYGVNQTQVQRLLSVRDLKGAQTALWWNLPILSCLSFSTLFTGLAIFYYYRNCDPVLNGRIKSRDQLMPLFAIDTMGQYPGLCGLFVSGIFSASLSTVSSAVSSLSAVTLEDYLKPLYKKLFKRPMSDSSTTLPSKIMACLYGLVCIALAFGAGSMGGVLQASLTIFGVVGGPLLAVFTLGMCTTRANQRGVIAGLLCGLGFAFWIGFGGPKPPPPSLPLSDDGCVVATNATLVAESLRVIEELVNTTISTTTEQSFTAADQQYFWLYRLSYMWYCVIGFIITLICGYSFSRLLERFGLADNSQIYLDISCKQIDYDLFVPILSRKLQHQAAASEELGKLNYCNAMT